The following are encoded together in the Xiphophorus hellerii strain 12219 chromosome 3, Xiphophorus_hellerii-4.1, whole genome shotgun sequence genome:
- the LOC116717806 gene encoding cortexin-3 gives MDVPRMAEGLFSSTLSSSGGGHHVPSYLTLEQKAAFVFVLLLFIFLALLIVRCFRILLDPYRSMPSSNWTDHTEKDTFDYRIV, from the coding sequence ATGGATGTGCCCAGGATGGCCGAGGGCCTCTTCAGCAGCACGCTGTCCTCGTCGGGAGGTGGCCACCATGTCCCCTCCTACCTGACGTTGGAGCAGAAGGCtgcctttgtctttgtgctGCTGCTCTTCATCTTCCTGGCCCTGCTAATCGTGCGTTGCTTCCGCATCCTGCTCGATCCTTACCGCAGCATGCCCTCATCCAACTGGACAGACCACACTGAAAAGGACACCTTTGATTACCGCATTGTCTGA